In Mercurialis annua linkage group LG5, ddMerAnnu1.2, whole genome shotgun sequence, a single genomic region encodes these proteins:
- the LOC126680974 gene encoding Golgi SNAP receptor complex member 1-1 — MEVPTSSWDALRKQARKLEAQLDEQMSLYRKLVSAKGSTKVDATENDLESGIDRFLKQLQQVNSQMQAWVSSGGSEMVSHTLTRHQEIFQDLSQEFHRLRSSLRAKQEHASLLEDFREFDRTRLDLEDGGGSAEQALLKEHASINRNTGQMDTVISQAQATLGALVLQRSTFGGINLKLGNVSSRLPSVNQILGAIKRKKSMDTIILSLVASVCTFLIFIYWLTK; from the exons ATGGAAGTTCCTACTAGCTCCTGGGACGCTTTACGCAAACAG GCAAGAAAACTTGAAGCTCAGTTGGATGAGCAAATGAGTTTGTATCGTAAACTGGTATCTGCAAAGGGCTCTACTAAAGTTGATGCTACTGAGAATGATCTTGAATCAGGGATAGATCGATTTTTAAAGCAGCTTCAACAAGTAAATTCACAGATGCAAGCTTGGGTGTCATCTGGCGGTTCAGAAATGGTTTCTCATACCTTGACTCGACATCAAGAAATTTTTCAAGATCTCAGTCAG GAGTTTCATCGTCTTCGTTCTAGCCTAAGAGCCAAGCAAGAACATGCTTCACTTCTTGAGGATTTTAGGGAGTTTGATCGGACAAGGTTAGACTTGGAAGATGGTGGTGGTTCCGCAGAGCAAGCTCTTCTCAAAGAGCATGCATCCATCAACAGAAATACAGGACAG ATGGATACTGTGATTTCACAAGCTCAAGCTACTCTTGGTGCACTTGTTCTACAACGTTCAACTTTCGGAGGAATCAATTTAAAGCTCGGCAATGTTAGCAGCCGCCTGCCTTCG GTAAATCAAATACTCGGTGCCATAAAGAGGAAAAAGTCGATGGATACCATAATACTTTCCCTGGTTGCTTCAGTATGCACGTTTCTTATCTTTATTTATTGGTTGACCAAGTAA
- the LOC126682756 gene encoding pentatricopeptide repeat-containing protein At1g76280 isoform X3: METWKIMEEKEIGLDNISSLLMTRALCKGGHLDEAFSLINFIGEKHGMNPSLDVYNSFLEACSKVRSLIHANKCLDLMVQRMSGKNEVTYMQLLKLAVCQRNLSAVHEIWKDFTKLYSPSILSLQNLIQSFTRLGDVNSACGTLQYMVSLTLQGGYTSIRSTDGGRLYSSRLDIPIPSNVKSSLQGFCLKEKNEQFFPLMADVYANNIEQSTISISRNEVQCVGLNQTKGVPTMKVLKSSFGDVIHACAQTQNYRLAEQLMLQMQNLGVQPSSHTYDGFVRAVVSERGISEGMQMCKIMQQMNLKPYNSTLAALSMACSRNLELDLAEALLDQISYYHDSHPYNDFLKACDAMDKPERAVRMWATMKRLKIQPDIRTYELMFSLFGNVNAPYEDGNMLSQVDCAKRINAIEMDMRRNGIQHSHLSMKNLLKALGAEGMTRELIHYLRMAEDLFCGSNTYLGTPIYNAVLHSLVEAGESHLAIEMFKNMKSSGCRLNAATYTTMIDCCSTIQCYKSASALVSLMLRDGFDPETATYTALIKIPLEDGNFDEAVNLLHRGISKGIQPDVLLYNTILRKAWERERIDVIELIVEQMHRDKIKPDSATCSVVFSTYVQRGYHDTAMEALQILSMRMIGEDDEFQEKRAEYEDDFILSEDPETHLRILEYFGGPEENIVVALLNLRWCAIAGLPISWCPNESLWARRLSSNYDSTFRRIPR, encoded by the exons ATGGAGACTTGGAAGATAATGGAGGAAAAAGAGATTGGTCTGGATAACATATCTAGCCTGCTTATGACGCGAGCCCTTTGTAAAGGGGGTCATTTGGATGAg GCATTCTCTCTCATTAATTTCATTGGAGAAAAACATGGCATGAATCCTAGTCTGGATGTGTATAATAGTTTCTTGGAAGCCTGCTCAAAAGTGCGGAGTCTCATTCATGCcaataaatgtttggatttgatggTGCAGCGAATGTCTGGAAAAAATGAAGTTACATACATGCAGCTGCTGAAG CTTGCAGTCTGTCAGAGAAACCTCTCTGCAGTTCATGAGATTTGGAAAGACTTTACCAAGTTGTATAGTCCAAGTATCTTGTCTTTGCAAAATTTGATTCAGTCCTTCACAAGGTTGGGAGATGTAAATTCTGCATGTGGAACGTTGCAATATATGGTGTCACTAACCCTTCAAGGAGGATATACTTCAATTAGAAGTACCGATGGAGGCAGGCTGTATTCTTCAAGATTGGACATTCCTATACCTTCTAATGTGAAATCAAGTTTGCAGGGATTTTGCTTGAAGGAGAAGAATGAACAGTTTTTTCCTTTAATGGCAGATGTCTACGCCAATAACATAGAGCAGAGTACTATTTCTATCTCTAGAAATGAAGTTCAGTGTGTTGGTCTGAATCAAACTAAAGGCGTTCCTACTATGAAGGTCTTGAAGTCATCTTTTGGTGATGTAATACACGCATGTGCACAAACTCAAAATTATAGACTAGCAGAGCAGTTAATGCTGcag ATGCAAAATCTTGGGGTGCAACCTTCAAGCCATACCTATGATGGCTTTGTTAGAGCTGTTGTATCCGAGAGAGGTATAAGTGAAGGCATGcaaatg TGTAAGATTATGCAACAGATGAATCTGAAGCCATACAACTCAACTCTTGCAGCTCTTTCAATGGCTTGTAGCAGAAATTTAGAACTTGATTTGGCAGAGGCTTTACTTGATCAAATTTCATATTATCATGATTCACATCCTTATAATGATTTTCTTAAAGCATGTGATGCTATG GATAAACCAGAGCGTGCGGTTAGGATGTGGGCTACAATGAAACGATTGAAGATACAGCCTGATATCAGGACATATGAACTTATGTTCTCATTGTTTGGTAATGTGAATGCTCCATATGAAGATGGAAATATGCTGTCACAAGTAGATTGTGCTAAAAGAATCAATGCTATTGAGATGGATATGAGGAGAAATGGTATTCAGCACAGTCATTTATCAATGAAGAACTTG CTGAAAGCTCTTGGAGCAGAAGGGATGACACGAGAGCTGATACACTATTTACGCATGGCGGAAGATCTTTTTTGTGGCAGTAATACTTATCTTGGAACACCCATCTATAACGCAGTGTTACATTCACTAGTTGAGGCTGGGGAA AGTCACTTGGCTATTGAAATGTTCAAAAATATGAAATCAAGCGGTTGTAGGCTAAATGCTGCAACTTACACTACAATGATTGATTGTTGTAGCACTATACAGTGTTACAAATCTGCATCTGCACTTGTTTCCTTGATGTTGCGTGATGGATTTGATCCAGAGACAGCAACTTATACTGCTCTCATAAAG ATTCCGCTGGAAGATGGAAATTTCGACGAAGCCGTGAATCTTTTGCATCGAGGGATCTCAAAAGGGATTCAACCTGACGTATTGTTATATAATACTATTCTTAGAAAAGCATGGGAAAGG GAAAGGATTGATGTTATTGAGCTAATTGTCGAGCAGATGCACCGTGATAAAATTAAACCAGATTCGGCGACCTGCAGCGTTGTGTTCTCTACATACGTGCAACGTGGTTATCATGACACAGCTATGGAAGCATTGCAAATTTTGAGTATGCGGATGATTGGCGAAGACGATGAATTTCAAGAAAAACGGGCAGAATACGAGGACGACTTTATCCTTTCCGAAGATCCAGAAACTCATTTACGAATACTCGAGTATTTTGGTGGACCTGAAGAGAACATTGTTGTTGCCCTGTTAAATTTAAGATGGTGTGCCATTGCAGGGCTCCCGATTTCTTGGTGTCCTAATGAAAGCCTATGGGCAAGAAGACTTTCTAGCAACTACGATAGCACATTCAGAAGAATTCCGAGGTAA
- the LOC126682756 gene encoding pentatricopeptide repeat-containing protein At1g76280 isoform X4, translating to MWPPNPRPFYKICRGKVHPWSFKGSKSIKQGQTNVFCEAGFCRRIATFGDCFSEFGEESSRKSIQKQIVDALYLDDRGRASTMLSELGRANNGLRADDFVDILRYCATSPDPLFAMETWKIMEEKEIGLDNISSLLMTRALCKGGHLDEAFSLINFIGEKHGMNPSLDVYNSFLEACSKVRSLIHANKCLDLMVQRMSGKNEVTYMQLLKLAVCQRNLSAVHEIWKDFTKLYSPSILSLQNLIQSFTRLGDVNSACGTLQYMVSLTLQGGYTSIRSTDGGRLYSSRLDIPIPSNVKSSLQGFCLKEKNEQFFPLMADVYANNIEQSTISISRNEVQCVGLNQTKGVPTMKVLKSSFGDVIHACAQTQNYRLAEQLMLQMQNLGVQPSSHTYDGFVRAVVSERGISEGMQMCKIMQQMNLKPYNSTLAALSMACSRNLELDLAEALLDQISYYHDSHPYNDFLKACDAMDKPERAVRMWATMKRLKIQPDIRTYELMFSLFGNVNAPYEDGNMLSQVDCAKRINAIEMDMRRNGIQHSHLSMKNLLKALGAEGMTRELIHYLRMAEDLFCGSNTYLGTPIYNAVLHSLVEAGESHLAIEMFKNMKSSGCRLNAATYTTMIDCCSTIQCYKSASALVSLMLRDGFDPETATYTALIKLTYTKNGRKD from the exons atgtgGCCCCCAAATCCACGCCCATTTTATAAAATCTGTAG GGGAAAGGTTCATCCGTGGTCATTTAAAGGATCAAAATCGATTAAACAG GGACAGACAAATGTATTTTGTGAAGCAGGATTCTGTCGAAGAATTGCTACATTTG GTGATTGTTTTTCGGAATTCGGAGAGGAATCTAGTAGAAAATCCATTCAGAAACAAATTGTTGATGCACTTTACCTGGATGACAGAGGCAGAGCTTCCACTATGCTTTCTGAGCTTGGCCGTGCAAACAACGGACTGCGAGCTGATGACTTTGTTGATATTCTTAGGTACTGTGCAACATCACCTGATCCATTG TTTGCCATGGAGACTTGGAAGATAATGGAGGAAAAAGAGATTGGTCTGGATAACATATCTAGCCTGCTTATGACGCGAGCCCTTTGTAAAGGGGGTCATTTGGATGAg GCATTCTCTCTCATTAATTTCATTGGAGAAAAACATGGCATGAATCCTAGTCTGGATGTGTATAATAGTTTCTTGGAAGCCTGCTCAAAAGTGCGGAGTCTCATTCATGCcaataaatgtttggatttgatggTGCAGCGAATGTCTGGAAAAAATGAAGTTACATACATGCAGCTGCTGAAG CTTGCAGTCTGTCAGAGAAACCTCTCTGCAGTTCATGAGATTTGGAAAGACTTTACCAAGTTGTATAGTCCAAGTATCTTGTCTTTGCAAAATTTGATTCAGTCCTTCACAAGGTTGGGAGATGTAAATTCTGCATGTGGAACGTTGCAATATATGGTGTCACTAACCCTTCAAGGAGGATATACTTCAATTAGAAGTACCGATGGAGGCAGGCTGTATTCTTCAAGATTGGACATTCCTATACCTTCTAATGTGAAATCAAGTTTGCAGGGATTTTGCTTGAAGGAGAAGAATGAACAGTTTTTTCCTTTAATGGCAGATGTCTACGCCAATAACATAGAGCAGAGTACTATTTCTATCTCTAGAAATGAAGTTCAGTGTGTTGGTCTGAATCAAACTAAAGGCGTTCCTACTATGAAGGTCTTGAAGTCATCTTTTGGTGATGTAATACACGCATGTGCACAAACTCAAAATTATAGACTAGCAGAGCAGTTAATGCTGcag ATGCAAAATCTTGGGGTGCAACCTTCAAGCCATACCTATGATGGCTTTGTTAGAGCTGTTGTATCCGAGAGAGGTATAAGTGAAGGCATGcaaatg TGTAAGATTATGCAACAGATGAATCTGAAGCCATACAACTCAACTCTTGCAGCTCTTTCAATGGCTTGTAGCAGAAATTTAGAACTTGATTTGGCAGAGGCTTTACTTGATCAAATTTCATATTATCATGATTCACATCCTTATAATGATTTTCTTAAAGCATGTGATGCTATG GATAAACCAGAGCGTGCGGTTAGGATGTGGGCTACAATGAAACGATTGAAGATACAGCCTGATATCAGGACATATGAACTTATGTTCTCATTGTTTGGTAATGTGAATGCTCCATATGAAGATGGAAATATGCTGTCACAAGTAGATTGTGCTAAAAGAATCAATGCTATTGAGATGGATATGAGGAGAAATGGTATTCAGCACAGTCATTTATCAATGAAGAACTTG CTGAAAGCTCTTGGAGCAGAAGGGATGACACGAGAGCTGATACACTATTTACGCATGGCGGAAGATCTTTTTTGTGGCAGTAATACTTATCTTGGAACACCCATCTATAACGCAGTGTTACATTCACTAGTTGAGGCTGGGGAA AGTCACTTGGCTATTGAAATGTTCAAAAATATGAAATCAAGCGGTTGTAGGCTAAATGCTGCAACTTACACTACAATGATTGATTGTTGTAGCACTATACAGTGTTACAAATCTGCATCTGCACTTGTTTCCTTGATGTTGCGTGATGGATTTGATCCAGAGACAGCAACTTATACTGCTCTCATAAAG TTGACTTACACCAAAAATGGAcggaaggactaa
- the LOC126682756 gene encoding pentatricopeptide repeat-containing protein At1g76280 isoform X1, giving the protein MWPPNPRPFYKICRGKVHPWSFKGSKSIKQGQTNVFCEAGFCRRIATFGDCFSEFGEESSRKSIQKQIVDALYLDDRGRASTMLSELGRANNGLRADDFVDILRYCATSPDPLFAMETWKIMEEKEIGLDNISSLLMTRALCKGGHLDEAFSLINFIGEKHGMNPSLDVYNSFLEACSKVRSLIHANKCLDLMVQRMSGKNEVTYMQLLKLAVCQRNLSAVHEIWKDFTKLYSPSILSLQNLIQSFTRLGDVNSACGTLQYMVSLTLQGGYTSIRSTDGGRLYSSRLDIPIPSNVKSSLQGFCLKEKNEQFFPLMADVYANNIEQSTISISRNEVQCVGLNQTKGVPTMKVLKSSFGDVIHACAQTQNYRLAEQLMLQMQNLGVQPSSHTYDGFVRAVVSERGISEGMQMCKIMQQMNLKPYNSTLAALSMACSRNLELDLAEALLDQISYYHDSHPYNDFLKACDAMDKPERAVRMWATMKRLKIQPDIRTYELMFSLFGNVNAPYEDGNMLSQVDCAKRINAIEMDMRRNGIQHSHLSMKNLLKALGAEGMTRELIHYLRMAEDLFCGSNTYLGTPIYNAVLHSLVEAGESHLAIEMFKNMKSSGCRLNAATYTTMIDCCSTIQCYKSASALVSLMLRDGFDPETATYTALIKIPLEDGNFDEAVNLLHRGISKGIQPDVLLYNTILRKAWERERIDVIELIVEQMHRDKIKPDSATCSVVFSTYVQRGYHDTAMEALQILSMRMIGEDDEFQEKRAEYEDDFILSEDPETHLRILEYFGGPEENIVVALLNLRWCAIAGLPISWCPNESLWARRLSSNYDSTFRRIPR; this is encoded by the exons atgtgGCCCCCAAATCCACGCCCATTTTATAAAATCTGTAG GGGAAAGGTTCATCCGTGGTCATTTAAAGGATCAAAATCGATTAAACAG GGACAGACAAATGTATTTTGTGAAGCAGGATTCTGTCGAAGAATTGCTACATTTG GTGATTGTTTTTCGGAATTCGGAGAGGAATCTAGTAGAAAATCCATTCAGAAACAAATTGTTGATGCACTTTACCTGGATGACAGAGGCAGAGCTTCCACTATGCTTTCTGAGCTTGGCCGTGCAAACAACGGACTGCGAGCTGATGACTTTGTTGATATTCTTAGGTACTGTGCAACATCACCTGATCCATTG TTTGCCATGGAGACTTGGAAGATAATGGAGGAAAAAGAGATTGGTCTGGATAACATATCTAGCCTGCTTATGACGCGAGCCCTTTGTAAAGGGGGTCATTTGGATGAg GCATTCTCTCTCATTAATTTCATTGGAGAAAAACATGGCATGAATCCTAGTCTGGATGTGTATAATAGTTTCTTGGAAGCCTGCTCAAAAGTGCGGAGTCTCATTCATGCcaataaatgtttggatttgatggTGCAGCGAATGTCTGGAAAAAATGAAGTTACATACATGCAGCTGCTGAAG CTTGCAGTCTGTCAGAGAAACCTCTCTGCAGTTCATGAGATTTGGAAAGACTTTACCAAGTTGTATAGTCCAAGTATCTTGTCTTTGCAAAATTTGATTCAGTCCTTCACAAGGTTGGGAGATGTAAATTCTGCATGTGGAACGTTGCAATATATGGTGTCACTAACCCTTCAAGGAGGATATACTTCAATTAGAAGTACCGATGGAGGCAGGCTGTATTCTTCAAGATTGGACATTCCTATACCTTCTAATGTGAAATCAAGTTTGCAGGGATTTTGCTTGAAGGAGAAGAATGAACAGTTTTTTCCTTTAATGGCAGATGTCTACGCCAATAACATAGAGCAGAGTACTATTTCTATCTCTAGAAATGAAGTTCAGTGTGTTGGTCTGAATCAAACTAAAGGCGTTCCTACTATGAAGGTCTTGAAGTCATCTTTTGGTGATGTAATACACGCATGTGCACAAACTCAAAATTATAGACTAGCAGAGCAGTTAATGCTGcag ATGCAAAATCTTGGGGTGCAACCTTCAAGCCATACCTATGATGGCTTTGTTAGAGCTGTTGTATCCGAGAGAGGTATAAGTGAAGGCATGcaaatg TGTAAGATTATGCAACAGATGAATCTGAAGCCATACAACTCAACTCTTGCAGCTCTTTCAATGGCTTGTAGCAGAAATTTAGAACTTGATTTGGCAGAGGCTTTACTTGATCAAATTTCATATTATCATGATTCACATCCTTATAATGATTTTCTTAAAGCATGTGATGCTATG GATAAACCAGAGCGTGCGGTTAGGATGTGGGCTACAATGAAACGATTGAAGATACAGCCTGATATCAGGACATATGAACTTATGTTCTCATTGTTTGGTAATGTGAATGCTCCATATGAAGATGGAAATATGCTGTCACAAGTAGATTGTGCTAAAAGAATCAATGCTATTGAGATGGATATGAGGAGAAATGGTATTCAGCACAGTCATTTATCAATGAAGAACTTG CTGAAAGCTCTTGGAGCAGAAGGGATGACACGAGAGCTGATACACTATTTACGCATGGCGGAAGATCTTTTTTGTGGCAGTAATACTTATCTTGGAACACCCATCTATAACGCAGTGTTACATTCACTAGTTGAGGCTGGGGAA AGTCACTTGGCTATTGAAATGTTCAAAAATATGAAATCAAGCGGTTGTAGGCTAAATGCTGCAACTTACACTACAATGATTGATTGTTGTAGCACTATACAGTGTTACAAATCTGCATCTGCACTTGTTTCCTTGATGTTGCGTGATGGATTTGATCCAGAGACAGCAACTTATACTGCTCTCATAAAG ATTCCGCTGGAAGATGGAAATTTCGACGAAGCCGTGAATCTTTTGCATCGAGGGATCTCAAAAGGGATTCAACCTGACGTATTGTTATATAATACTATTCTTAGAAAAGCATGGGAAAGG GAAAGGATTGATGTTATTGAGCTAATTGTCGAGCAGATGCACCGTGATAAAATTAAACCAGATTCGGCGACCTGCAGCGTTGTGTTCTCTACATACGTGCAACGTGGTTATCATGACACAGCTATGGAAGCATTGCAAATTTTGAGTATGCGGATGATTGGCGAAGACGATGAATTTCAAGAAAAACGGGCAGAATACGAGGACGACTTTATCCTTTCCGAAGATCCAGAAACTCATTTACGAATACTCGAGTATTTTGGTGGACCTGAAGAGAACATTGTTGTTGCCCTGTTAAATTTAAGATGGTGTGCCATTGCAGGGCTCCCGATTTCTTGGTGTCCTAATGAAAGCCTATGGGCAAGAAGACTTTCTAGCAACTACGATAGCACATTCAGAAGAATTCCGAGGTAA
- the LOC126682756 gene encoding pentatricopeptide repeat-containing protein At1g76280 isoform X2 — translation MWPPNPRPFYKICRGKVHPWSFKGSKSIKQGQTNVFCEAGFCRRIATFGDCFSEFGEESSRKSIQKQIVDALYLDDRGRASTMLSELGRANNGLRADDFVDILRYCATSPDPLFAMETWKIMEEKEIGLDNISSLLMTRALCKGGHLDEAFSLINFIGEKHGMNPSLDVYNSFLEACSKVRSLIHANKCLDLMVQRMSGKNEVTYMQLLKLAVCQRNLSAVHEIWKDFTKLYSPSILSLQNLIQSFTRLGDVNSACGTLQYMVSLTLQGGYTSIRSTDGGRLYSSRLDIPIPSNVKSSLQGFCLKEKNEQFFPLMADVYANNIEQSTISISRNEVQCVGLNQTKGVPTMKVLKSSFGDVIHACAQTQNYRLAEQLMLQMQNLGVQPSSHTYDGFVRAVVSERALSMACSRNLELDLAEALLDQISYYHDSHPYNDFLKACDAMDKPERAVRMWATMKRLKIQPDIRTYELMFSLFGNVNAPYEDGNMLSQVDCAKRINAIEMDMRRNGIQHSHLSMKNLLKALGAEGMTRELIHYLRMAEDLFCGSNTYLGTPIYNAVLHSLVEAGESHLAIEMFKNMKSSGCRLNAATYTTMIDCCSTIQCYKSASALVSLMLRDGFDPETATYTALIKIPLEDGNFDEAVNLLHRGISKGIQPDVLLYNTILRKAWERERIDVIELIVEQMHRDKIKPDSATCSVVFSTYVQRGYHDTAMEALQILSMRMIGEDDEFQEKRAEYEDDFILSEDPETHLRILEYFGGPEENIVVALLNLRWCAIAGLPISWCPNESLWARRLSSNYDSTFRRIPR, via the exons atgtgGCCCCCAAATCCACGCCCATTTTATAAAATCTGTAG GGGAAAGGTTCATCCGTGGTCATTTAAAGGATCAAAATCGATTAAACAG GGACAGACAAATGTATTTTGTGAAGCAGGATTCTGTCGAAGAATTGCTACATTTG GTGATTGTTTTTCGGAATTCGGAGAGGAATCTAGTAGAAAATCCATTCAGAAACAAATTGTTGATGCACTTTACCTGGATGACAGAGGCAGAGCTTCCACTATGCTTTCTGAGCTTGGCCGTGCAAACAACGGACTGCGAGCTGATGACTTTGTTGATATTCTTAGGTACTGTGCAACATCACCTGATCCATTG TTTGCCATGGAGACTTGGAAGATAATGGAGGAAAAAGAGATTGGTCTGGATAACATATCTAGCCTGCTTATGACGCGAGCCCTTTGTAAAGGGGGTCATTTGGATGAg GCATTCTCTCTCATTAATTTCATTGGAGAAAAACATGGCATGAATCCTAGTCTGGATGTGTATAATAGTTTCTTGGAAGCCTGCTCAAAAGTGCGGAGTCTCATTCATGCcaataaatgtttggatttgatggTGCAGCGAATGTCTGGAAAAAATGAAGTTACATACATGCAGCTGCTGAAG CTTGCAGTCTGTCAGAGAAACCTCTCTGCAGTTCATGAGATTTGGAAAGACTTTACCAAGTTGTATAGTCCAAGTATCTTGTCTTTGCAAAATTTGATTCAGTCCTTCACAAGGTTGGGAGATGTAAATTCTGCATGTGGAACGTTGCAATATATGGTGTCACTAACCCTTCAAGGAGGATATACTTCAATTAGAAGTACCGATGGAGGCAGGCTGTATTCTTCAAGATTGGACATTCCTATACCTTCTAATGTGAAATCAAGTTTGCAGGGATTTTGCTTGAAGGAGAAGAATGAACAGTTTTTTCCTTTAATGGCAGATGTCTACGCCAATAACATAGAGCAGAGTACTATTTCTATCTCTAGAAATGAAGTTCAGTGTGTTGGTCTGAATCAAACTAAAGGCGTTCCTACTATGAAGGTCTTGAAGTCATCTTTTGGTGATGTAATACACGCATGTGCACAAACTCAAAATTATAGACTAGCAGAGCAGTTAATGCTGcag ATGCAAAATCTTGGGGTGCAACCTTCAAGCCATACCTATGATGGCTTTGTTAGAGCTGTTGTATCCGAGAGAG CTCTTTCAATGGCTTGTAGCAGAAATTTAGAACTTGATTTGGCAGAGGCTTTACTTGATCAAATTTCATATTATCATGATTCACATCCTTATAATGATTTTCTTAAAGCATGTGATGCTATG GATAAACCAGAGCGTGCGGTTAGGATGTGGGCTACAATGAAACGATTGAAGATACAGCCTGATATCAGGACATATGAACTTATGTTCTCATTGTTTGGTAATGTGAATGCTCCATATGAAGATGGAAATATGCTGTCACAAGTAGATTGTGCTAAAAGAATCAATGCTATTGAGATGGATATGAGGAGAAATGGTATTCAGCACAGTCATTTATCAATGAAGAACTTG CTGAAAGCTCTTGGAGCAGAAGGGATGACACGAGAGCTGATACACTATTTACGCATGGCGGAAGATCTTTTTTGTGGCAGTAATACTTATCTTGGAACACCCATCTATAACGCAGTGTTACATTCACTAGTTGAGGCTGGGGAA AGTCACTTGGCTATTGAAATGTTCAAAAATATGAAATCAAGCGGTTGTAGGCTAAATGCTGCAACTTACACTACAATGATTGATTGTTGTAGCACTATACAGTGTTACAAATCTGCATCTGCACTTGTTTCCTTGATGTTGCGTGATGGATTTGATCCAGAGACAGCAACTTATACTGCTCTCATAAAG ATTCCGCTGGAAGATGGAAATTTCGACGAAGCCGTGAATCTTTTGCATCGAGGGATCTCAAAAGGGATTCAACCTGACGTATTGTTATATAATACTATTCTTAGAAAAGCATGGGAAAGG GAAAGGATTGATGTTATTGAGCTAATTGTCGAGCAGATGCACCGTGATAAAATTAAACCAGATTCGGCGACCTGCAGCGTTGTGTTCTCTACATACGTGCAACGTGGTTATCATGACACAGCTATGGAAGCATTGCAAATTTTGAGTATGCGGATGATTGGCGAAGACGATGAATTTCAAGAAAAACGGGCAGAATACGAGGACGACTTTATCCTTTCCGAAGATCCAGAAACTCATTTACGAATACTCGAGTATTTTGGTGGACCTGAAGAGAACATTGTTGTTGCCCTGTTAAATTTAAGATGGTGTGCCATTGCAGGGCTCCCGATTTCTTGGTGTCCTAATGAAAGCCTATGGGCAAGAAGACTTTCTAGCAACTACGATAGCACATTCAGAAGAATTCCGAGGTAA